The Chlorobaculum sp. MV4-Y genome contains the following window.
GATGACGCTCGACGGGCTTAAGGCCGAGCTGTTCTTTGTCGCCGATCCGCTCAAAAAGCTCGGTGTCAGCTTTCAGGCAGCACAGTGGAAAAAGTACAAAAGCGCCGTCGAATCGTTCACCAGAACTTCGCCCAGCCCTGAGAACCTCGAAGAGACCAATGCGCTGCTCGACGACGTCTGGGCCGATTATCTCGACACCGTGTCGCGGCAGCGAAAAATCGGCAAGGATGCCTTCAGAGAGGTGATCGATTCGCTTGCCGTGGTGACGCCTGAAAAAGCACTTGAGCTTCGACTGATCGACCGGGTGGCGACCGAACATCAGCTTGAAAAAGAGTATTCAAAGCGGCTTGACAAGCCTGTAAAGGAGCTTTTTGTAGGAGGAGGGGCGTATCTTGCCGCTACCGGAGGGATGAAACCGAAGGCCGTTGGCGACCGTATCGCCGTGATTACCATTACCGGCATGATTGTCGGCGACCAGACAGCCGATATGGGTGAGGGGGAGAGAACTGACGTTTCGACTGTGAAGCAGGCGCTTCATACAGCGCTCGACGATCCCAAAGTCAAGGCGATTGTGCTGCGCATCGACAGCCCCGGCGGCGACGCGCTTGCCGCCTCCACGATGCTCGAACTGCTCGAAGAGGGGAAGACGAAAAAGCCTATCGTGGCCTCGATGTCGGGCGTGGCGGCTTCGGGCGGTTACATGGTGGCGCTCGCCGGCGACAAAATTTTCGCCGAGCCGATGACCGTGACTGGCTCGATTGGCGTCTTCTCACTAAAGCCTGATCTGAGCGGCCTGCTCACGAAGACAGGCATCCACCGCGAAGTGTTCGAAAGGGGCCGCTTCGCCGACGCGGAGACGCCCTTCAAACCATTTGACGGCGCAGCATTTCGCAAGTTCATGGAGTTGACGGGCGTGGTGTATGACGATTTTATCTCCAAGGTGGCGAAAGGGCGCAAGATGACGCCTGCTGCGGTCGATGCCGTCGCCGGAGGCCGCATCTGGAGCGGCAAGCGGGCGCTCGAAGTCGGTCTCATCGACCGGATTGGTGGGCTCGCCGATGCGGTGCAGGAGGCCAAAAAGCTCGCGAAAATGGACGCCAAAGCCAGCCCGGAGTTGCTCTATCTGCCCGTCCGCAAAACCTGGCTCGAATACCTGCTGGGAGGCAACACATCGGAGATCGTCTCGGCGTTGACCGTCGGAATAGTCAGGCAATCGCTCGGAGAGCTGCTGCCTGTCACCCGCCTGCCCGGTACCGAAACAGCCCGATTCCTGCTCCGCACCGAAGAGCCGCAAGTGCTCGCGCTCGACCCGGTGTGGGTGGAGATAAAGTGACAGTTCTGTGAATGTCGGGACGGCTCTTGTGGCCGTCCCGACAAAATCGTCTTTCGATAGATCGGTTCGATCTGTCCGATCTGTCAGATCATTCTTCAAAAACTCCAGAACTCGCGGTCAAGGCTGCGGTACTGTATGCCCTGCACGAGATGCTTCATTTCGATATGTTCCGCGCCGTCGAGGTCGGCAATGGTGCGGCTTACCTTGAGGATGCGGTCGTGCGCCCTGGCCGAGAGGTTGAGGCGGTTCATCGCCTCCATCAGCTTTTCGGCACTCTCCTTGTCGAGCTTGCAGAACTTGCGGATCAGCTTCGAGTTCATCTGCGCGTTGGTGAAGATGCGCGGTGAGGGCAGCGCGGCGAAGCGTTCGTGCTGGATGGCACGTGCTGCGATCACCCGCTTGCGGATCTCGCTGGAGCTTTCCGCCGAACTGTTCGAGAACAGCTCGATGTTCTCCACCTTCGGCACGTCGATGTGGATGTCGATGCGGTCGAGCAGCGGGCCGGAAATTTTGGAGAGGTAGCGCCGGATCTGCTCCGGCGATGCGGTTGGCAGGCCGTCGCGATCCTTGAGCGGCCCGGCGGGACTCGGGTTCATCGCCGCCACCAGCATGAAGCCCGCCGGGTAGCGCGTCGAGAGCGCTGCGCGGGCCACGGTCACTTCGCGGTCTTCGAGCGGCTGGCGCAGCACTTCGAGCGCGTTGCGGGTGAACTCCGGCAACTCGTCGAGGAAGAGCACGCCGTTGTGCGCCAGGCTCACCTCGCCCGGCTTGGCTTGTGCACCGCCGCCGATCAGCGCTACGTTGCTCGTGGTGTGGTGTGGGCTGCGGAAGGGGCGCGTGATCATGAGCGGACGGTTGCGTTCGAGCAGGCTCGATACCGAATAAATCTTGGTGGTTTCAAGCGACTCCTCGAAGCCGAGCGGCGGAAGAATGCTTGGAATCGCTTTGGCGAGCAGTGTTTTGCCGCTGCCGGGCGGGCCGATCATGAGCAGGTTATGTCCGCCCG
Protein-coding sequences here:
- a CDS encoding YifB family Mg chelatase-like AAA ATPase; its protein translation is MLTKLCAAALLGIDALKVEIETNVSGGLPAFTVVGLPDSAIKESRERILTAIRNSGFELPSKKITVNLAPADVKKEGTSFDLGIAVGLLGSLGEIRGQFEDIIVLGELALDGSVRRISGTLPMAVMAARENIRWMIVPKMNAAEAAVAISATGAATKVFGVETLLEAAGILNGDITPEPVSVNVAELFDCEPDYPVDFAEIKGQLAAKKAIEISAAGGHNLLMIGPPGSGKTLLAKAIPSILPPLGFEESLETTKIYSVSSLLERNRPLMITRPFRSPHHTTSNVALIGGGAQAKPGEVSLAHNGVLFLDELPEFTRNALEVLRQPLEDREVTVARAALSTRYPAGFMLVAAMNPSPAGPLKDRDGLPTASPEQIRRYLSKISGPLLDRIDIHIDVPKVENIELFSNSSAESSSEIRKRVIAARAIQHERFAALPSPRIFTNAQMNSKLIRKFCKLDKESAEKLMEAMNRLNLSARAHDRILKVSRTIADLDGAEHIEMKHLVQGIQYRSLDREFWSF
- the sppA gene encoding signal peptide peptidase SppA, which translates into the protein MLRVPLSGGIDERAPDDTLLPVGGTRRQLALEEILTILDRAKTDKRVDSVLLQIDGLGASPAMIQELRSSIAAVQKSGKKVTAFLVTPEDKDYQLAIACDSIIVQKGSWMTLDGLKAELFFVADPLKKLGVSFQAAQWKKYKSAVESFTRTSPSPENLEETNALLDDVWADYLDTVSRQRKIGKDAFREVIDSLAVVTPEKALELRLIDRVATEHQLEKEYSKRLDKPVKELFVGGGAYLAATGGMKPKAVGDRIAVITITGMIVGDQTADMGEGERTDVSTVKQALHTALDDPKVKAIVLRIDSPGGDALAASTMLELLEEGKTKKPIVASMSGVAASGGYMVALAGDKIFAEPMTVTGSIGVFSLKPDLSGLLTKTGIHREVFERGRFADAETPFKPFDGAAFRKFMELTGVVYDDFISKVAKGRKMTPAAVDAVAGGRIWSGKRALEVGLIDRIGGLADAVQEAKKLAKMDAKASPELLYLPVRKTWLEYLLGGNTSEIVSALTVGIVRQSLGELLPVTRLPGTETARFLLRTEEPQVLALDPVWVEIK